One part of the Tachysurus vachellii isolate PV-2020 chromosome 6, HZAU_Pvac_v1, whole genome shotgun sequence genome encodes these proteins:
- the LOC132846805 gene encoding uncharacterized protein LOC132846805 gives MAAFQNELTEKKPSQNTEQKETSWMASSKLFVCLGCLLMVFLGIQLQQNKSSSEQEFNDELRILMIGKTGVGKSATGNTILGRKAFKSDMSSSSVTTWCEKENGHVHGRKVSVIKYPGLFDTQLSVDEVVGRIKLCTHFFAPGPHVFLVVTQIGRFTEEEEKTVQLFQEIFGEKSSRYTMALFTHGDQLKGKNIHQFVRNNTKLLNCIKKCNGGYHVFNNEDQNPEQVIQLLDQIDMMVTVNGGEHYTTEMLQEVEKAIEAEKQRILEENEAQRQKEIEELKMKFEGEALEKAKKQLNEEHIRAARMEAERSTGNIRNIWKDKKIPFEYMNSIIETVLKIQKDWRKAEIKSCIMSALIDKGVLPPTETVSVEAAGPAISAAGSPSSQVPVGDQSTPVTVSAAVGPPFSMPKFDPSSLSSGASPEIRADMRLKVRLARLQLETQDRAQARQDDLKRQIEMYRIDADAKVRLRQVELQAAQDLSKPTIPKTSISWNERSEAAAGPSNPNVVSSHSVPSGHVSGSVVESSLHFDVAKNIAIVPPFREREVEAYFQAFERIASALKWPTEVWALMLQCKLTGKAQDVCASLSLEESVQYDAVKTAILRAYELVPEHYRQCFRSTKKSASQTFVEFAREKAMLFDRWIKACKVTDYTSLRELILIEEFKNCVPECTALYLNEQKPFVFDGFVSIHGVEDRKPVRILRDTGGSQSFILLNILDFSGSSACETTLGVSHVVSSAYHPESQGALERWHQTLKSSLRKYCLETGNDWEEGVPFVLFAVREARQDSLGFSPSELVFGHNVRGPLKMLKEEFLCTGPSEKTNVLDIVSRIRERLRTACTAAKEALAWSQKKMKRCFDQKAVARNFLQGEKVLVLIPTPGSAFAARFSGPYVIKSKVSETDYVIHTPERRRKTRLCHINMLKPYLCRSDQGEITVSSREPVTESRERVSLLALTLPTDDVDDGLELEVDASDVGAGAVLLQEGADGIAHPTTVSLVHELVKCFSRNETETDLSVQNKTQFLKDGQLHIQVCETQTLTNKMAGQLKHYMAWLISPKMLLLTCFVVVAAFGIQFFEQQNSSSDEQVQEISDELRILMIGKTGVGKSATGNTILGRKAFKSDMSSSSVTTQCEKENGLVHGRKVSVIDSPGLFDPQLSVDEVVGRIKLCIPFSAPGPHVFLVVIQISRFTEEEEKTVQLFQAIFGEKSSRYTMALFTHGDQLKGKNIHQFVRNNTKLLNFITKCNGGYHVFNNEDQNPEQVIQLLDQIDKMVTVNGGEHYTTEMLQEVERETEAEKQRILKENEAQRQKEIEELKKMVEAEVLEREKRRLSNV, from the exons ATGGCAG CTTTCCAGAATGAGCTTACAGAAAAAAAGCCTTCACAGAACACAGAACAGAAGGAAACGTCCTGGATGGCTTCTTctaaactgtttgtttgtttgggatgTTTGCTTATGGTATTTCTTGGGATTCAG TTGCAACAGAACAAGTCTTCAAGTGAACAAG AATTCAATGACGAGCTTCGGATCCTGATGATCGGAAAGACAGGTGTGGGCAAAAGTGCAACAGGAAACACCATCCTTGGTAGAAAGGCTTTTAAATCTGATATGTCTTCTTCATCTGTAACCACATGgtgtgagaaagaaaatggACATGTTCATGGCAGAAAAGTGTCTGTTATTAAATATCCAGGGCTGTTTGACACTCAGTTATCTGTAGATGAGGTGGTCGGTCGGATTAAACTGTGCACTCACTTCTTTGCTCCAGGACCTCATGTCTTTTTAGTTGTAACACAAATAGGTAGATttacagaggaagaagaaaaaacagttcAGCTATTTCAAGAAATCTTTGGAGAAAAGTCCTCCAGGTACACTATGGCTCTCTTCACTCATGGAGATCAACTAAAGGGGAAAAATATTCATCAGTTTGTTCGGAACAATACAAAGCTTTTGAATTGTATCAAGAAATGCAATGGGGGATACcatgtgtttaataatgaagACCAGAATCCAGAACAAGTCATCCAGCTTCTGGACCAGATTGATATGATGGTCACTGTAAATGGTGGAGAACATTACACTACAGAGATGCTTCAGGAAGTAGAGAAAGCGATAGAAGCAGAAAAACAGCGGATCCTCGAAGAAAATGAAGCACAAAGACAGAAGGAGATAGAAGAACTAAAGATGAAGTTTGAAGGGGAGGCATTGGAGAAAGCAAAAAAGCAACTAAATGAGGAACATATAAGAGCAGCAAGAATGGAAGCTGAGAGAAGCACTggaaatataagaaatatttgGAAAGATAAGAAAATTCCATTTGAATATATGAATTCAATAATTGAAACAGTGTTGAAAATTCAAAAAGATTGG CGTAAAGCGGAAATAAAATCTTGTATTATGTCGGCTTTGATTGATAAAGGGGTTCTTCCTCCTACGGAGACGGTTTCTGTGGAAGCAGCTGGTCCCGCGATATCTGCTGCAGGAAGTCCTTCTTCACAAGTTCCGGTTGGTGATCAGTCGACTCCCGTGACTGTTAGTGCAGCGGTAGGTCCACCATTCTCCATGCCTAAATTCGACCCAAGTTCTCTTTCTTCCGGGGCTTCGCCTGAAATTCGGGCGGATATGCGTTTAAAAGTTCGTTTAGCTCGTCTACAATTAGAGACTCAGGATAGGGCTCAGGCGAGACAAGATGATTTAAAACGTCAGATTGAAATGTATCGAATTGATGCTGATGCAAAAGTGCGGCTTCGGCAGGTGGAGTTGCAGGCTGCACAGGATCTCTCTAAGCCAACGATTCCTAAAACATCTATTAGTTGGAATGAGCGTTCTGAGGCGGCTGCTGGTCCATCCAATCCTAATGTTGTCTCCAGTCACTCTGTTCCATCAGGTCATGTATCTGGGTCTGTAGTTGAGTCATCCCTACATTTTGACGTGGCTAAAAATATTGCAATCGTCCCGCCTTTCCGTGAGAGAGAAGTTGAGGCTTATTTTCAAGCTTTTGAACGCATTGCGAGTGCTCTGAAGTGGCCAACTGAAGTTTGGGCCTTGATGTTACAGTGTAAATTAACCGGTAAAGCACAagatgtgtgtgcgtctctttCATTGGAAGAGAGCGTTCAATATGATGCTGTGAAAACTGCGATTCTGAGGGCGTATGAATTGGTACCTGAACATTACCGACAGTGTTTCCGTTCCACGAAAAAATCTGCGTCTCAAACTTTCGTTGAGTTTGCTCGTGAGAAAGCAATGTTGTTTGACCGCTGGATTAAAGCGTGTAAGGTTACGGATTATACTTCTCTGCGAGAGCTGATACTGATTGAGGAATTTAAGAACTGTGTTCCAGAGTGCACGGctttgtatttaaatgaacaaaaa CCTTTTGTGTTTGACGGATTTGTGTCTATACATGGTGTAGAAGATCGCAAACCAGTGCGAATTTTACGTGACACTGGAGGGTCTCAGTCCTTCATACTGTtgaacattttagatttttctggGAGTTCTGCTTGTGAAACCA CTCTAGGAGTGTCTCATGTGGTGTCGAGTGCCTACCATCCTGAATCTCAGGGGGCTCTTGAACGTTGGCATCAGACATTGAAATCAAGTCTGCGGAAGTATTGCCTAGAGACTGGGAACGATTGGGAAGAGGGAGTTCCCTTTGTTTTATTTGCGGTGCGTGAGGCGCGACAAGATTCGTTGGGATTCAGCCCTTCTGAATTAGTGTTTGGACATAATGTTCGTGGGCCtttgaaaatgttaaaagaaGAGTTTCTCTGTACAGGTCCTTCTGAAAAGACTAATGTACTTGATATCGTCTCTCGTATTCGTGAACGTTTACGCACAGCCTGTACTGCAGCTAAAGAAGCTCTTGCTTGGtcacaaaagaaaatgaaacgTTGTTTTGATCAGAAGGCAGTTGCCCGTAACTTTCTACAAGGAGAAAAAGTTTTAGTATTAATTCCCACTCCTGGATCGGCTTTTGCAGCGCGGTTCTCTGGTCCTTATGTGATTAAAAGCAAGGTCAGTGAGACGGATTATGTGATCCATACTCCTGAACGGCGGCGAAAAACCCGCCTATGTCATATAAATATGTTGAAGCCATATTTGTGCCGTTCTGATCAAGGCGAGATCACTGTTTCCTCGCGTGAGCCAGTGACTGAGTCAAGGGAGCGTGTTTCATTGCTTGCTCTAACTCTGCCTAcagatgatgtggatgatggTTTGGAG CTGGAGGTGGATGCCAGTGATGTCGGAGCAGGAGCTGTTCTCCTGCAAGAGGGGGCTGATGGAATAGCTCATCCC ACTACAGTAAGCTTAGTTCATGAATTGGTCAAGTGCTTCAGTAgaaatgaaactgaaactgaTCTTTCGGTGCAAAACAAAACTCAGTTCCTGAAAGACGGTCAGCTCCACATTCAGGTCTGTGAAACTCAAACATTAACAAACAAGATGGCAG GGCAATTAAAGCACTACATGGCCTGGCTTATTTCTCCTAAAATGCTGTTGTTGACATGTTTTGTGGTTGTGGCAGCTTTTGGGATTCAG TTCTTTGAGCAACAGAACAGCTCTTCAGATGAACAAG TTCAAGAAATCAGTGACGAGCTTCGGATCCTGATGATCGGAAAGACAGGTGTGGGCAAAAGTGCAACAGGAAACACCATCCTTGGAAGAAAGGCTTTTAAATCTGATATGTCTTCTTCATCTGTAACCACACagtgtgagaaagaaaatggACTTGTTCATGGCAGAAAAGTGTCTGTTATTGACTCTCCAGGGCTGTTTGACCCTCAGTTATCTGTAGATGAGGTGGTCGGTAGGATTAAGCTGTGCATTCCCTTCTCCGCTCCAGGACCTCATGTCTTTTTAGTTGTGATTCAAATAAGTAGATttacagaggaagaagaaaaaacagttcAGCTATTTCAAGCCATTTTTGGAGAAAAGTCCTCCAGGTACACTATGGCTCTCTTCACTCATGGAGATCAACTAAAGGGGAAAAATATTCATCAGTTTGTTCGGAACAATACAAAGCTTTTGAATTTTATCACAAAATGCAATGGAGGATACcatgtgtttaataatgaagACCAGAATCCAGAACAAGTCATCCAGCTTCTGGACCAGATTGATAAGATGGTCACTGTAAATGGTGGAGAACATTACACTACAGAGATGCTTCaggaagtagagagagagacagaagcagAGAAACAGCGGATCCTGAAGGAAAATGAAgcacagagacagaaggagataGAAGAGCTAAAGAAGATGGTTGAAGCGGAGGTtttggagagagaaaaaagaaggctGTCAAACGTATGA